Proteins encoded within one genomic window of Bacteroidales bacterium:
- a CDS encoding DUF3108 domain-containing protein, with protein MYFPIKNIFSQDTINKPFKEGESLKYSLYYGWIDGGEGTLTLKKEKFNNKEVLHSVLTANTVGITDKIYRVKDIYESYIDIETDLPLKSVRNISEANYRWYNEVLFYHDIDSVLSQRSGMHSVPNNIQDIVSSFYKLRIIISEKAEIGSVIKIESYFADEVFPLYIRYKGIETIKTKLGKFECMKFSPVVEVGRVFKTKDDMTMWFSNDKNHLPMRIKFDLFIGSFKCDLIEYSNIKYPLINID; from the coding sequence TAAAATACTCTTTATATTATGGTTGGATTGATGGTGGCGAAGGCACACTTACATTAAAAAAAGAAAAATTTAATAATAAAGAAGTATTACATTCAGTATTAACCGCCAATACAGTTGGGATAACCGATAAAATATACAGAGTAAAAGACATCTATGAAAGTTATATTGATATCGAAACAGACCTGCCATTAAAATCAGTCAGAAATATAAGTGAAGCAAATTACCGTTGGTATAACGAAGTTTTATTTTATCATGATATAGACTCCGTTTTAAGTCAACGGTCGGGCATGCATAGTGTACCAAATAATATTCAGGATATTGTTTCGTCATTTTATAAATTAAGAATAATTATTTCAGAAAAAGCAGAAATAGGTAGTGTAATAAAAATTGAATCATACTTTGCTGATGAAGTATTTCCTTTATATATCAGGTATAAGGGAATTGAAACAATAAAAACAAAGCTCGGAAAATTTGAATGTATGAAATTTTCGCCGGTAGTTGAAGTTGGACGGGTTTTTAAAACAAAAGACGATATGACAATGTGGTTTTCAAATGACAAGAATCATTTACCAATGCGAATAAAATTTGACCTTTTTATTGGTTCTTTCAAATGCGACCTTATTGAATATTCAAATATAAAATATCCTTTGATAAATATTGATTAA
- a CDS encoding four helix bundle protein: protein MHKKNDLCERLLKFAIDVILYLRTVKNTIETMDIKRQIVKAETSSGANYEESQGSPTKPDAKTKIGISLKEMRESNYFLRIFNHLSL, encoded by the coding sequence ATGCATAAAAAAAATGATCTTTGCGAAAGATTACTGAAATTTGCAATTGATGTAATTTTATATCTTCGTACTGTAAAAAATACAATAGAAACAATGGATATAAAACGGCAAATTGTCAAAGCGGAAACATCAAGCGGAGCTAATTATGAAGAATCGCAGGGTTCTCCAACAAAACCTGATGCCAAGACTAAAATAGGCATATCGTTAAAAGAAATGCGTGAATCAAACTATTTCTTGCGAATATTCAATCACCTGTCTCT